In Fibrobacter sp. UWB10, a single window of DNA contains:
- a CDS encoding LysM peptidoglycan-binding domain-containing protein, producing the protein MKGFVFSILSLFLLVLSGCASKPDTTPKVEPINPPETESFSERALKEKISDSLAIRPSWTYYQYALQAMDNQEWLLARHYLDESLRQLVSEKFDSTYKNVSAAEDSAYHASMPIRIVRALDEVYPNVAELGESAENFVRNEVSIEGVDALDESEADSAALQVIESFLDTLDVSQFTLPVRFNERVLQEIYYMTNSARAFMSGSLNRKTAYDSLIYAQLDAAKMPRDLIYLALVESGFKLKAYSRAKASGMWQFIPETGKRYGLEVDYWVDMRRNPELATKAALKYLNRLHDEFDDWLLAMAAYNCGEGRVRRLLREMQEDTTRDTTIAVTYWDLELPKETMRYVPRILAAMVIGHYPEQYEMSVEQTYQPDFDTVTVFDSFPLEEVAKLLKVTEDTLRSLNMELVKWCTPPNKESYLLRLPVGTRSAFVEGYDKMEKNNFSSWHHHKVRKGENLGIIARQYGIKISELQQANDMKNTRIRAGQSLLIPIKVTPKPKANRGKKPQKVRTYIVQSGDDVAAVARKFGISQDSVRAWNSLDVAAVVKAGDTLVVSKPEPTPQVENESAKNQPSKNRPKLAKGEKYAVREGDTYAAIAKIFDIPVVMLMQANQGFNKRLMVGDSLVIPEYVRKKGEKKQAKSESSKPAAKKPSNEKVSVYIVQQGDNLSSISRKFGTSVAKLQELNNMGSNTNLSVGQKLKVAGAPEVEYKIHTVKKGEGLWDIARQYKVTIEDIVKWNDLQDTKIKMGQKLKIKR; encoded by the coding sequence ATGAAAGGTTTCGTTTTTAGCATATTGTCGTTGTTCTTGTTGGTGCTTTCGGGCTGTGCAAGCAAACCTGATACCACGCCGAAGGTGGAACCAATTAATCCGCCTGAAACAGAATCTTTTTCGGAACGCGCGCTTAAAGAAAAAATTTCGGATTCCCTTGCGATTCGTCCCTCGTGGACTTACTACCAGTATGCTTTGCAGGCAATGGATAACCAGGAATGGCTTTTGGCCAGGCATTACTTGGACGAATCCTTGCGTCAGTTGGTTTCTGAAAAATTTGATTCTACCTACAAGAATGTTTCGGCTGCAGAAGATTCTGCATACCATGCCTCGATGCCGATTCGCATTGTGCGTGCGTTAGATGAAGTTTACCCCAATGTGGCTGAACTTGGTGAAAGTGCCGAAAATTTTGTCAGGAACGAAGTCTCTATCGAAGGTGTCGATGCCCTTGATGAAAGTGAAGCCGATAGCGCTGCTTTGCAGGTGATTGAAAGTTTCTTGGATACGCTCGATGTGTCGCAATTTACGCTCCCGGTTCGCTTTAATGAACGCGTGCTGCAAGAAATCTACTACATGACTAATTCGGCTCGCGCTTTTATGTCGGGCTCCTTGAACCGTAAGACTGCTTACGATTCCTTGATTTATGCGCAGTTAGACGCCGCGAAAATGCCTCGCGACTTGATTTATTTGGCCTTGGTGGAATCGGGCTTCAAGCTCAAGGCCTACAGCCGCGCCAAGGCTTCTGGCATGTGGCAGTTCATTCCTGAAACGGGTAAACGTTACGGGCTCGAAGTGGATTACTGGGTCGACATGCGCCGTAATCCGGAACTTGCAACCAAGGCCGCCCTCAAGTACTTGAACCGCCTCCACGATGAATTTGATGACTGGCTTTTGGCGATGGCCGCCTACAACTGCGGCGAGGGCCGCGTGCGTCGCTTGCTTCGCGAAATGCAAGAAGATACAACCCGCGACACAACGATTGCCGTGACTTATTGGGATTTGGAACTCCCGAAAGAAACCATGCGTTATGTGCCGAGAATCTTGGCCGCCATGGTGATTGGACATTATCCGGAACAGTATGAAATGTCTGTTGAACAGACGTACCAGCCGGATTTTGATACGGTGACGGTTTTTGATTCGTTCCCGCTTGAAGAAGTCGCCAAACTTTTGAAGGTGACTGAAGATACTTTGCGTAGCCTGAATATGGAATTGGTAAAGTGGTGTACGCCGCCGAACAAGGAATCGTATTTGTTGCGCTTGCCGGTAGGCACTCGTAGTGCCTTTGTCGAGGGCTACGATAAAATGGAAAAGAACAATTTCTCGAGCTGGCATCACCACAAGGTTCGCAAGGGTGAAAACCTGGGCATTATCGCTCGCCAGTATGGTATCAAAATCTCGGAATTGCAGCAGGCAAACGACATGAAAAATACCCGCATTAGAGCCGGGCAGAGCTTGCTGATTCCGATCAAGGTGACGCCGAAACCGAAAGCCAATCGCGGCAAGAAACCTCAAAAGGTGCGCACCTATATCGTACAGTCCGGTGACGATGTCGCCGCAGTGGCTCGCAAGTTCGGAATTTCTCAAGATTCTGTTCGTGCATGGAATTCCTTGGATGTTGCAGCCGTCGTGAAGGCGGGCGATACTTTGGTCGTTTCTAAACCCGAACCGACACCCCAGGTCGAAAATGAAAGCGCTAAGAATCAGCCGTCTAAAAATCGCCCGAAGCTTGCGAAGGGCGAAAAGTATGCGGTTCGTGAAGGTGATACCTATGCTGCCATCGCTAAGATTTTCGACATTCCGGTCGTGATGCTTATGCAGGCTAACCAAGGCTTTAACAAGCGCTTGATGGTGGGTGATTCCCTGGTTATTCCGGAATACGTGCGCAAGAAGGGCGAAAAGAAACAGGCTAAGTCTGAATCTTCTAAGCCGGCCGCCAAGAAGCCTTCGAACGAAAAGGTTTCCGTTTATATCGTGCAGCAGGGCGATAACCTGAGCTCGATTTCCCGCAAGTTCGGAACGTCTGTTGCAAAGCTTCAGGAACTCAACAACATGGGTTCGAATACGAATTTGAGCGTGGGCCAAAAGCTAAAGGTTGCTGGCGCCCCCGAAGTGGAATACAAGATTCATACCGTCAAGAAAGGCGAGGGCCTTTGGGATATCGCTCGCCAGTACAAGGTGACCATTGAAGACATCGTCAAGTGGAACGATTTGCAGGACACCAAAATCAAGATGGGTCAAAAACTGAAAATCAAGCGCTAG